From Cannabis sativa cultivar Pink pepper isolate KNU-18-1 chromosome 8, ASM2916894v1, whole genome shotgun sequence, a single genomic window includes:
- the LOC115700081 gene encoding uncharacterized protein LOC115700081: MLSNALPVSSSLHKRCVIDSPLCPLCKIHPETVKHALLDCSRSRKAWKSSWFVTHYYKYKHLNEYDFFCSVSQELDKDYIGILCCFLWALWNQRNNIFHHKQDGQPFDVYDWSVTFFFKFLDAQQVPISPSISNLDQVALQHVPSEGAFQIFTDAAIDVQRKKYSIGVVVLNHSHQVVAGLAKPFTGCVSPMVAEAKAVVLALQWASSIHLPVDILRTDCKSIVDKLYSCTQGCSILDDLIVCIKNLLSPCPNLRVVHVNREYNTLAHSVAKWGLGLDSEFIWNDSLPSI, from the coding sequence ATGCTTTCTAATGCTCTTCCtgtttcttcttctcttcataAAAGATGTGTTATTGATTCTCCATTGTGTCCTTTATGCAAAATACATCCTGAAACGGTTAAGCATGCTTTGCTAGATTGTTCCAGATCGAGGAAAGCTTGGAAGTCTTCATGGTTTGTTACCCATTATTATAAGTATAAGCATCTTAATGAATATGATTTCTTTTGTAGTGTGTCTCAGGAGCTGGATAAAGATTATATCggtattttatgttgttttctttggGCACTTTGGAATCAAAGGAATAATATTTTTCACCATAAGCAGGATGGTCAACCTTTTGATGTTTATGATTGGAGTGTCACTTTTTTCTTTAAGTTTTTGGATGCTCAGCAGGTTCCTATTTCTCCCAGTATTTCCAATTTGGATCAGGTAGCTTTGCAACATGTTCCATCGGAGGGAGCTTTTCAGATTTTCACTGATGCAGCCATTGATGTGCAGAGAAAGAAATATAGTATTGGGGTTGTTGTTTTGAATCATTCTCACCAGGTTGTTGCTGGTTTGGCTAAGCCTTTTACAGGCTGTGTTTCTCCAATGGTGGCTGAGGCTAAAGCTGTTGTGCTTGCTTTACAGTGGGCTTCTTCTATTCACCTGCCTGTGGACATTTTAAGAACGGATTGCAAGTCTATTGTAGATAAATTATATTCTTGTACTCAGGGTTGTAGTATTCTGGATGATTTAATTGTTTGTATCAAGAACTTGTTATCTCCTTGCCCAAACCTCAGAGTGGTTCATGTTAATAGGGAGTATAATACCTTGGCGCATAGTGTTGCAAAATGGGGTCTTGGGCTTGATAGTGAGTTCATTTGGAATGACTCTTTGCCTTCCATTTAG